Proteins from one Podospora pseudoanserina strain CBS 124.78 chromosome 1, whole genome shotgun sequence genomic window:
- a CDS encoding hypothetical protein (EggNog:ENOG503NWKC; COG:T) produces the protein MIAKATPALKTVRGFNNTPGASGDEDSDHCGCPAAPKTPSRRAQKATHLLDDVVSANCSPMLKPVTSPGISGIGKLRMQIENFSLNSNDTTAASSRASSLTRSSEHQASSPFSSETTISSGRRDSRPLSRGSTLKSRTSSSDETASVGSTSYEINLEHDFVSDVPNAASEAVPPRPKMTADDFEPLKCLGKGTYGTVLLVKEKATGRLFAQKQFKKASLVVHKKLVEQTKTERQILESVNRHPFVVKLYYAFQDQEKLYLILEYGQGGELFTHLSTERMFSEETAAFYMAEMVLALSHLHQNLGVVYRDLKPENCLLDSQGHLLLTDFGLSKVAVDSDTCNSILGTVEYMAPEVIQGKKYGKAVDWWSLGALGFDLMTGNPPFRGPNNKKIQDNIIKQKLVLPYFLGPDAKDLLTRLLRKDPAKRLGSNMPKDLETIKKHRFFRKINWKALQAREVEPPIQPYISDPELAENFSAEFTELSLSPVVSRFDQAGSWGGREMGSVPGVGRREVVDRDDPFGGFSFVASSSLLESHGFGGMQRV, from the coding sequence ATGATTGCAAAGGCGACGCCCGCGCTCAAGACGGTGCGCGggttcaacaacacccccggGGCCTCTGGCGATGAGGACTCTGATCATTGCGGCTGCCCCGCGGCCCCAAAGACCCCTAGCAGGCGGGCCCAGAAGGCGACCCACCTGTTGGACGACGTCGTCAGTGCTAACTGCAGCCCTATGCTGAAGCCCGTTACCTCCCCTGGCATAAGCGGCATAGGAAAGTTGCGTATGCAAATCGAGAACTtcagcctcaacagcaacgatACGACCGCCGCTTCTTCCCGTGCCAGCTCCTTGACCCGCAGCAGCGAGCACCAGGCCTCCTCGCCGTTCTCCAGCGAGACTACGATTAGCAGCGGCCGCCGTGACAGCCGCCCCCTTTCCCGTGGAAGCACTTTGAAGAGCCGCACCAGCAGTAGCGATGAGACGGCTTCGGTGGGATCTACCAGTTACGAGATCAACCTCGAGCACGACTTTGTCAGCGATGTCCCCAACGCTGCTAGCGAGGCTGTGCCTCCCCGTCCTAAGATGACGGCGGACGACTTTGAACCTCTCAAGTGTCTCGGGAAGGGAACCTACGGAACCGTCTTGCtcgtcaaggagaaggccacAGGCCGCCTTTTCGCGCAGAAGCAGTTCAAAAAGGCCTCTCTCGTCGTGCACAAGAAGCTGGTGGAGCAAACCAAGACGGAGCGCCAGATCCTCGAGAGCGTCAACCGTCACCCTTTTGTTGTCAAGCTGTACTACGCCTTCCAGGACCAGGAGAAACTGtacctcatcctcgagtACGGCCAGGGTGGCGAGCTGTTCACTCATCTCAGTACGGAAAGGATGTTCAGCGAAGAGACTGCCGCCTTTTACATGGCCGAGATGGTTCTCGCCTTGTCTCATCTCCACCAGAACCTGGGCGTGGTTTACCGCGATCTCAAGCCGGAGAACTGCCTCCTCGACTCTCAGGGCCACCTTTTGCTGACCGACTTTGGCCTTTCCAAAGTGGCAGTTGACTCGGACACGTGCAACTCGATCCTGGGAACGGTCGAGTACATGGCTCCCGAGGTGATTCAAGGTAAGAAGTACGGCAAGGCGGTTGACTGGTGGTCTTTGGGCGCGCTTGGTTTCGATCTCATGACTGGGAACCCCCCCTTTCGCGgaccaaacaacaagaagattcaggacaacatcatcaagcagaAGTTGGTGCTGCCTTACTTTTTGGGTCCGGACGCGAAGGATCTCCTTACCAGATTGCTGCGCAAGGATCCCGCCAAGCGCCTGGGGAGCAACATGCCGAAGGATCTGGAGACGATCAAGAAGCACAGGTTCTTCCGCAAGATCAACTGGAAGGCGCTgcaggcgagggaggtggagccGCCGATTCAGCCGTATATTTCTGACCCGGAGCTGGCGGAGAATTTCTCGGCCGAGTTTACCGAGTTGAGCTTGAGTCCGGTTGTGTCGAGGTTTGATCAGGCGGGGAGTTGGGGCGgaagggagatggggagtgTGCCGGGAGTGGgcaggagggaggttgttgatagGGATGATCCTTTTGGGGGTTTTAGTTTTGTGGCTTCGAGCAGCTTGTTGGAGAGTcatgggtttggggggatgcAGAGGGTTTAG